In Electrophorus electricus isolate fEleEle1 chromosome 1, fEleEle1.pri, whole genome shotgun sequence, a single window of DNA contains:
- the LOC113569839 gene encoding uncharacterized protein LOC113569839 isoform X2, whose product MAAVEQIMEMVGGTVLEYEEETVRARKENEILRRRLRWMEGENPTDWPGEAEVSGLVQQPVTLAVDPALEPLAIKTEAINTCDSRSFTPDSSLVAPAHTTDLEVVDPGMNAPTDAGLTDKALWDSAHSYVDFDSIMMSTMEETAENGEVHVLKKILSCPYCDKVFVHKGWLGQHIRRHKSKTPPKSVICPDNILPGSARRSSTIVS is encoded by the exons ATGGCAGCGGTGGAACAGATTATGGAAATGGTCGGCGGCACGGTGTTGGAGTACGAAGAGGAGACGGTTAGGGCACGGAAAGAAAACGAAATTCTGAGACGGAGGTTACGATGGATGGAGGGTGAAAATCCGACTGATTGGCCAG GTGAGGCAGAGGTCTCTGGGCTTGTGCAGCAACCTGTGACCCTAGCAGTTGATCCAGCACTGGAGCCCTTGGCCATCAAAACAGAGGCCATCAACACCTGTGACTCACGGTCATTTACACCTGACAGCAGCCTTGTGGCACCTGCTCATACCACCGACCTGGAAGTGGTTGATCCCGGGATGAACGCACCCACTGATGCCGGCCTCACTGACAAAGCGTTGTGGGACTCTGCTCACAGCTACGTGGACTTTGACTCCATCATG ATGAGTACAATGGAGGAGACCGCTGAAAATGGTGAAGTTCACGTACTAAAGAAAATCTTATCCTGCCCATATTGTGATAAGGTTTTTGTTCATAAAGGGTGGTTGGGCCAACATATTCGGAGACATAAATCTAAGACCCCACCAAAGAGTGTGATTTGTCCAGATAACATCTTACCTGGTTCTGCTCGGAGAAGCAGTACCATAGTTTCCTAG
- the zgc:66443 gene encoding zinc finger protein 705A, with the protein MSKLDMLNSYLSERLAVAVREILEAVEATVTQYQQETAQTRIENETLKQQLRDVLRVAETAVREPVHNVSKSDSEEMSPCGEQEWSCILQAEPQAPEQGPGQNEGLLSEGRPDVLDMASVCKEESDSEVVTAKVGSRTESHPSVDTQDHISQRGMVMSLPVVRLHRVKVEPEETEITVSLLDPDLPTDAVLSYSPRSTQSTLNPSGGPPLTDTTDRGAARATAPPPPPLRLEKAPKEVRNEVSYECPHCRKSFQDLRKLHTHQQAHERTFGCNWCSKAFCQSADLRRHMRTHTGERPYCCTWCSKSFSQRSNLRRHVRIHTGERPYKCPRCECSFSDGHTLKKHQRKHEEERHCCSLCEQSFTLARSLQLHLIKQHLVEKANAYA; encoded by the exons atgtcgAAGCTAGATATGTTAAATTCATATTTGTCGGAACGCTTGGCTGTAGCCGTCCGGGAAATTTTAGAAGCTGTGGAAGCCACGGTAACGCAATACCAACAAGAGACCGCCCAGACACGGATTGAAAACGAAACCCTCAAACAGCAGCTACGGGATGTTTTACGTGTAGCTGAGACTGCCGTGCGAG AGCCAGTCCACAATGTCTCTAAGTCTGACTCAGAAGAAATGTCTCCCTGTGGCGAACAGGAGTGGAGCTGTATCCTGCAGGCAGAACCTCAAGCACCAGAGCAGGGCCCGGGACAGAACGAAGGCTTACTAAGTGAGGGGAGGCCTGATGTACTAGACATGGCATCGGTTTGCAAGGAAGAGTCAGATTCGGAGGTGGTAACTGCAAAAGTGGGCTCCCGCACAGAGTCCCACCCTTCTGTAGACACTCAAGACCACATCTCACAGCGAGGCATGGTCATGTCCTTACCGGTTGTGAGACTGCATAGGGTCAAGGTTGAACCAGAGGAGACTGAAATCACAGTTTCGTTGCTGGATCCTGACCTTCCCACAGATGCCGTCCTGTCCTACAGCCCCAGAAGCACCCAGAGTACGCTCAATCCCAGTGGAGGACCCCCACTTACGGACACGACAGACAGAGGTGCGGCCCGCGCCAcggctccccctcccccaccgctGCGTCTGGAGAAGGCACCCAAGGAGGTCCGCAATGAAGTGTCATACGAGTGCCCGCACTGCAGGAAGTCCTTCCAGGACCTGCGTAAGCTGCACACGCACCAGCAGGCCCACGAGCGGACGTTTGGCTGCAACTGGTGCAGCAAAGCCTTCTGCCAGTCGGCTGACCTGAGGcggcacatgcgcacgcacacaggcgaGCGGCCTTACTGCTGCACGTGGTGCTCCAAGAGCTTCAGCCAACGCAGCAACCTGCGACGGCACGTTCGTATCCACACGGGCGAGCGGCCGTACAAGTGCCCCCGCTGCGAGTGCAGCTTCAGCGACGGGCACACACTGAAGAAGCACCAGCGCAAGCACGAGGAAGAGCGTCACTGCTGCTCCCTGTGCGAGCAGAGCTTCACGCTGGCCCGCTCCCTGCAGCTGCACCTCATAAAGCAGCACCTGGTCGAGAAGGCGAACGCGTACGCGTGA
- the LOC113569839 gene encoding uncharacterized protein LOC113569839 isoform X1 — MAAVEQIMEMVGGTVLEYEEETVRARKENEILRRRLRWMEGENPTDWPGEAEVSGLVQQPVTLAVDPALEPLAIKTEAINTCDSRSFTPDSSLVAPAHTTDLEVVDPGMNAPTDAGLTDKALWDSAHSYVDFDSIMQMSTMEETAENGEVHVLKKILSCPYCDKVFVHKGWLGQHIRRHKSKTPPKSVICPDNILPGSARRSSTIVS, encoded by the exons ATGGCAGCGGTGGAACAGATTATGGAAATGGTCGGCGGCACGGTGTTGGAGTACGAAGAGGAGACGGTTAGGGCACGGAAAGAAAACGAAATTCTGAGACGGAGGTTACGATGGATGGAGGGTGAAAATCCGACTGATTGGCCAG GTGAGGCAGAGGTCTCTGGGCTTGTGCAGCAACCTGTGACCCTAGCAGTTGATCCAGCACTGGAGCCCTTGGCCATCAAAACAGAGGCCATCAACACCTGTGACTCACGGTCATTTACACCTGACAGCAGCCTTGTGGCACCTGCTCATACCACCGACCTGGAAGTGGTTGATCCCGGGATGAACGCACCCACTGATGCCGGCCTCACTGACAAAGCGTTGTGGGACTCTGCTCACAGCTACGTGGACTTTGACTCCATCATG CAGATGAGTACAATGGAGGAGACCGCTGAAAATGGTGAAGTTCACGTACTAAAGAAAATCTTATCCTGCCCATATTGTGATAAGGTTTTTGTTCATAAAGGGTGGTTGGGCCAACATATTCGGAGACATAAATCTAAGACCCCACCAAAGAGTGTGATTTGTCCAGATAACATCTTACCTGGTTCTGCTCGGAGAAGCAGTACCATAGTTTCCTAG